In Sandaracinaceae bacterium, the sequence CTCGAGGGGCAGCAACGCTTCTTCGGGTCGTCGTTCATCTGTGACCAGCGCGGCGAGCTGCACGCCGACATGGACCGCGACCAGGTGGGGGTGGCCATGGCCAGCTTCGACCGCGACGAGCTGCGCCGCTACCGGGCCAACTGGGGCTTCTTCCGCGACCGGCGGCCGGAGCTGTACGGCGCACTCGTCGAGTAGGCGCCGCCGTGAGCGGGACCCCCGCGATCGGCTACTGAGCGAGCACGGGGACCATCACGGACGTGGGATCGCCGGGATCGGGTCGTGCGCCGCTCGAACGCAGCGCACCCACGTGGAGGACGCCACCGCCCACTTCGCGATCCACCAACACAGCCTCGTAGTCCGTGAAAACCTGGTCCCCCGCGCGCAGGTGCACGGGCGACACGGCGCCTCCGAACAGCAGCTCCACGCGCCTCGGCCGCGGCTGGGTGCCCACGCGCAGCGCGAGGTCGGCCGGGCATGGGCCCGTGGCACGCAAGTGGAGCCGCACGGCGCCCGCCGGGAGCGCGGTCGCGTGCGTGATCGCGAGGCACGCCGTGAGCGCCACCGCGGGGTGCTCGCCAGCATCGGTGGTGTCTTCGAACGCCGCGAGCGCGGCGCGGGGATCACGCCCACGCTCGAGCACCACGAAGGGCGGTCGGTACAGCAGCACCCCGCGGTCGCTGCGCGCCATGAAGTCCCGCACGCGCGGCTCCTCCGAGGTGCGCAGGAGCGTGCCTTGCCCCGCGTAGCGATCGCGATGCGACACGTCCAGCACCCAGAAGTCCACGCGCCGCTCGGGAGGGGCTGCACGGTGCACCGTCTGCCGCTCGGCGAGGTGCGGCAAGAGCACGTCGGGCGCCTGCACGCTGGCGTCCGGCGGAATGACCGCGAGCACCGCGCGCCCGGCCTCGGTGCGCGCATCCTCGCGGTAGTAGGGTGCGAAGAAGCGCAGCGAGAGCGGCCCCACGCCCGCCAGCACGAAGGTCACGAGCGTCGCGCCGAGTACCACCACGCCCACCTGCCGCTGCCAGTGCGGCTTCACCTGTGCGAAGCCGTGCACGGCGGCCCACACCAGCGCGGGCACCGCCGGCGTGAGGTAGTGCGAGCGCAGCTGCGTGGTGGTCTCGAACTGGCTCAGCATGAGCATGCCCAGCACGGGCAGCGCGGGCAGCAGGAAGCGCGGCGCCAGCAGCGGCAGGAACAAGAGCGGCGCGAGCACCCGCGGCAGGTACGAGAGCTTGTCGGGCTGCGTGAGGTGCGCCAGCACGGCCGCAGGCTGCGTGAATACGGCTGCGAGCGCGGACCCGAAGCTGCCGCCCAGGTGACCGAAGTGCGCGTCGAGCGAGCCTCCCGCCGCGGGCGCAAAGCGCGGCGCGACCATGCCCACGAAGACCACCAGCCAGAGCAGCGACCCCATGAAGACGCCACGCCCCGCGGCGCGCATGGCTGGCGAGCGGGGCTGCAGCAACGCCACCAGCCCCGTCAGCGCCGTGATGGCCGCCAGGTCTTCTCGGCAGGCGAGCACACCCAGCGTGGCCCACACGAAGGCACGCGCGTCCCCACGGTCGAGCGCGAGCAGCGACCCCACCAGCGGCGCGAGCGCGAGCGTCCCCGGGTGGAACTCGTAGCTGAGCACGTGCCCCACGTTGGGGTGCAGCGCGAACACCAGCCCCGTGAGCGCCCCCCACGGACCGAGCCGCTGTGCCCCCAGCCGCGCCAGCCCTTGGGCCGCCAGCCCCGCGCTGAGCGTCTGCGCCAGCAGCAGCACCGGCACCTGCCCGAACAGCAGTCCGAGCAGCCCGAGCGGGAGCAGGATGGGCGAGAGATGCAGCCCCAGCACGTGCGCGCCCACGATCGGGTCGTACAGGTCGCCACGCGCCATCCCGTGCGCCATGCGCGCGTAGAACGCGAGGTCGAACGTCTGGTTGTGCAGCGTGCTGAAGCGCAGCGCGCCGAGGCTCCCGAAGATCAGCACGGGGATCCAGCCAGCCCACTCGAGGCGACGCATCCGGTCGGGCGTCGCACTCGCGCTCGAGCGACTTTTCACACCCTCTCTCAGATGCGCATGGGCATGACCACGCCCACGAAGTCGGCGCCGTCACCCACGGGCTTGAGCACGCCGGGGTCGACCTCGCCGTTCAGCTCGAGCGCCACTTCATCGTGCGAAAGGGCGTTGAGCGCCTCCAGCAGGTACTTGGCGTTGAAGCCGATGGAGAGCGGCTCGCCCGCGTAGTCCACCTCGAGCTCCTCCATGCCCTCGCCCACG encodes:
- a CDS encoding DUF2079 domain-containing protein, which encodes MRRLEWAGWIPVLIFGSLGALRFSTLHNQTFDLAFYARMAHGMARGDLYDPIVGAHVLGLHLSPILLPLGLLGLLFGQVPVLLLAQTLSAGLAAQGLARLGAQRLGPWGALTGLVFALHPNVGHVLSYEFHPGTLALAPLVGSLLALDRGDARAFVWATLGVLACREDLAAITALTGLVALLQPRSPAMRAAGRGVFMGSLLWLVVFVGMVAPRFAPAAGGSLDAHFGHLGGSFGSALAAVFTQPAAVLAHLTQPDKLSYLPRVLAPLLFLPLLAPRFLLPALPVLGMLMLSQFETTTQLRSHYLTPAVPALVWAAVHGFAQVKPHWQRQVGVVVLGATLVTFVLAGVGPLSLRFFAPYYREDARTEAGRAVLAVIPPDASVQAPDVLLPHLAERQTVHRAAPPERRVDFWVLDVSHRDRYAGQGTLLRTSEEPRVRDFMARSDRGVLLYRPPFVVLERGRDPRAALAAFEDTTDAGEHPAVALTACLAITHATALPAGAVRLHLRATGPCPADLALRVGTQPRPRRVELLFGGAVSPVHLRAGDQVFTDYEAVLVDREVGGGVLHVGALRSSGARPDPGDPTSVMVPVLAQ